In Nostoc piscinale CENA21, the genomic stretch TTGCATTGTAATCAGGCAGCATGGAAATCGGACAAAAGGTCAAGGTGTATCGTTTACGCGATCGCGTACCCAACTCAGTCGCTCAAAAACTAGGCAAAGTCGGCGTTATCGAAGGCTACAAAATGACTGATGGTAGCGGCGTTGGCATAGTGGTGAAGTTTGAAGATAATAGCGCAACTTGGTTTTTTGAAGACGAAATCAAACCCGTATAGTGAGGCTAACTCAAGGCGGAAGCTAAGAGTATTTGCCTAATGCTAAGTTGGAGTGGAAACAACAGGCGGTAATTGGAAATCACGAAATGTCCCTAATATTGACATTTTTGGGCAAAGGCGGCATCGCGCGTAGCAAAGTTGCGATCGCCGCAGCTAAACTATTGGCAAGTCAAGGTAAGCGTGTACTTCTAGCAGGACTGGCAGAACCAGTTTTACCTATCCTGTTAGAAACAACACTCTCGGCTGACCCTCAAGAAATCGCTCCTAACTTGCAAGCAGTACAGTTGCCTGCATCTGTACTTTTAGAACGCAATTGGGAAGAACTTAAAAAACTAGAGGCACAGTACCTCCGTACACCCATTTTTAAAGAGGTTTACGGTCAAGAACTGGTAGCATTGCCAGGAATGGACAGCGCCCTCGCCTTAAATGCTATCCGTGAATATGATGCCAGTGGCAAATATGATGCAATTATTTACGATGGCACGGGTGATTCTTTTACTTTGCGGCTGTTGGGGTTGCCAGAATCTCTCAGTTGGTATGTACGGCGATTTCGACAGTTGTTTGTCAACTCCGATTTAGGCAAGACAATTTCTGAATCGCCATTAATACAACCACTGATTACCAGTTTTTTCAACGTTAATTGGACAGCAGATAACTTTGCTCAACCCACCAACCAAGTCAACGATTTCTTAGATAAGGGAAAAGCGGCTTTAGCTGACCCCAAAAGGGTTGCCGCCTTTTTGGTAACTACTAATGACCCTATAGAAGTTGCAGTTGCCCGTTATTTGTGGGGCAGCGCACAACAAGTTAGTCTGACAGTAGGTGGTGTTATCCAAATTGCCGACCAGACAACAGCAGATTTAACGGCGGAATTTGCACCGTTAGCTGTGAATGTTGTGCCGGATGTGAAGCAGGGTAACTGGCAACCTCTAATAGATGCCTTACCAAACTTTGCAGAACAAACCAGCAAAGTACCCAAACCCATCGAAATCGATGTCCATAACCGTCAGGTACGCTTATTTTTGCCTGGATTTGATAAAAAACAGGTAAAACTTACCCAGGTAGGGCCAGAAGTCACAGTAGAAGCAGGCGACCAACGCCGGAACATCTTCTTACCGCCAGCCTTGACTGGTAGACCTGTAACTGGTGCAAAATTCCAAAATAATTATTTGATTATTTCTTTTTAAACCGGGATGAAGGATGAAGTCTGAACCATAAAATTTCATACTTCATACTTCATACCTCATACTTTCCCATACATAATCTTATGACTGAATCAACTCCCGTACCCCCCAATTCCAACCCGGCTGAGACGGTAGACTCAGTAATAGATAATTCTGGTGAAGCCGGAACAGTAACCACAAACGAACGCACCGCTAAAACTCGGCAATTACTAGGAATGAAAGGTGCAGCCCCAGGCGAAACTTCCATTTGGAAAATTCGCTTGCAATTGATGAAGCCAATTACTTGGATTCCTTTAATTTGGGGCGTGGTTTGCGGTGCGGCTTCTTCTGGTAACTATACCTGGACTCTAGAAAATGTCTTGAAAGCCGCAGCTTGTATGTTACTTTCGGGGCCGCTGCTGGCTGGTTACACCCAGACGATGAATGATTTTTACGATCGCGAAATTGATGCCATTAATGAACCTTACCGTCCCATTCCTTCCGGCGCAATTTCTGTACCCCAGGTTGTCACCCAAATTTTAGTATTGTTAGTATCTGGGATTGGTTTAGCCTACGTGCTGGATATCTGGGCTGGTCATGAATTTCCGACCGTTGCAGTCCTAGCAATTTTCGGCTCATTTGTTTCTTATATTTACTCTGCCCCTCCCCTGAAACTCAAGCAAAACGGCTGGCTGGGTAATTATGCTTTAGGTGCAAGTTATATTGCTTTACCTTGGTGGGCTGGTCATGCTTTGTTTGGTGAGTTGAATTGGAAAGTTTTGGTTCTCACCTTAATTTACAGCTTGGCTGGGTTGGGCATTGCCATTGTCAACGACTTCAAGAGTGTCGAAGGCGATCGCCAACTAGGGTTAAAATCACTACCAGTTATGTTTGGTGTCACCACCGCCGCCTGGATTTGTGTCTTGATGATTGACTTATTCCAAGGCTTCATGGCTGCTTATCTCGTCAGTATCCATGAGAATTTATACGCAGCTATCTTGGTATTGTTAATCATTCCTCAGATCACTTTCCAAGATATGTATTTTTTACGTGACCCCTTAGCCAATGATGTGAAATATCAAGCCAGCGCCCAACCATTCCTCGTGCTGGGAATGCTGGTGGTTGGTTTAGCATTAGGCCACGCTGGTGTTTAAAAAAGTGCTGAATCCGAGGTAATTTCAGTGTTTGTACTACACTTTTTCACCTCCTTGTCAAGGAAATGATCAATTTTTTGAACATTGACCAACTTCCAGACAGTATCAGAACAAAAATGGCTATCACCTATGAAAATTTAACACCTGGACAGATTCTGTTTCATCAAGGTGATTTTACTAGAGCCATTTTTGTTGTCATATCTGGACAGATTCGACTGATGCACTATACCAGTGCGGGTCAATCTATCAAGCATTATGAGGTGAGAACTGGAGAGAGTTTTGCGGAAGCGGCATTGTTCAATGAATTTTATGATTGTACTGCGATCGCTGATGCCCCATCTCGGATTGCGACTTTTCCCAAGCCAGCTTTTCTGGCAACTTTGCGTCAATATCCAGATTTATCAGAAGTCCTCATAGCACAACTGGCACGAAGATTTCATCAAGTCAAAGTTTTGCTAGAACTACGGAGTATTCGCTCGGCGCGGGAGCGGGTACTTCATTTGAACTGAATGTTGTCAATGAAATATTACCCCAAGACAAACTGATGGAGCGAGCTTGGGAAATCGCCAGAAAACTCGCCAAACAAACCACCTTAAATCTACGATACACCCGTGTGGCTTTGACCCAAAGGCTGAAACGCTTAGTTAATGAAGGCATCGACTATGGTTTGGCACTAGAAGCATTACCGCAACCGATCTTCGCAATACCTGACGATTTTTGATACTGCTGTATTGGGGGTTTTACTCATGAACGACTGCGTTAGCAACGTTAGGTTCTTCACCCAAAGGGCAGAAAAAAAGAGGATTTGACTTGTTTCTTTCGCCCTTGGTGCAGGTGTGCCTCCGTTGGAGAGTCAGGTTAATTTAGCTACTCCTCTGCTTGACCGACGCGGCGAATATTGATGATGTCGCTCATTTTTTTAATTTGGACGAACACTTGTTCAAGTTGGGAGCGATCGCGTATATCTATACCTAAGTCCATTAATGCTGGCTGTCCACTGGCTGTTTTGACTTGGGCATGACGGACGTTAATACCTTGATCACTTAACCGCGATAAAATATCTTTTAAAACGCCTACACGGTCAAGGGCTTCAATTTGGATATTTACTGGGTAAGTGTGGGGGCGAGAACTATTTTCTACCGCCGCATTCCATTTTACCGGCACTAAGCGATCGCCTTCGACATTATCTAAATTATGACAGCCTTGGCGATGGATAGAAATTCCCCGACCGCGTGTCACTACACCAATAATTGATTCTCCTGGAATTGGTGTACAACACCCCGCTAGATGATATACCAAACCC encodes the following:
- a CDS encoding DUF2862 domain-containing protein, giving the protein MEIGQKVKVYRLRDRVPNSVAQKLGKVGVIEGYKMTDGSGVGIVVKFEDNSATWFFEDEIKPV
- a CDS encoding ArsA family ATPase, with product MSLILTFLGKGGIARSKVAIAAAKLLASQGKRVLLAGLAEPVLPILLETTLSADPQEIAPNLQAVQLPASVLLERNWEELKKLEAQYLRTPIFKEVYGQELVALPGMDSALALNAIREYDASGKYDAIIYDGTGDSFTLRLLGLPESLSWYVRRFRQLFVNSDLGKTISESPLIQPLITSFFNVNWTADNFAQPTNQVNDFLDKGKAALADPKRVAAFLVTTNDPIEVAVARYLWGSAQQVSLTVGGVIQIADQTTADLTAEFAPLAVNVVPDVKQGNWQPLIDALPNFAEQTSKVPKPIEIDVHNRQVRLFLPGFDKKQVKLTQVGPEVTVEAGDQRRNIFLPPALTGRPVTGAKFQNNYLIISF
- the chlG gene encoding chlorophyll synthase ChlG, translating into MTESTPVPPNSNPAETVDSVIDNSGEAGTVTTNERTAKTRQLLGMKGAAPGETSIWKIRLQLMKPITWIPLIWGVVCGAASSGNYTWTLENVLKAAACMLLSGPLLAGYTQTMNDFYDREIDAINEPYRPIPSGAISVPQVVTQILVLLVSGIGLAYVLDIWAGHEFPTVAVLAIFGSFVSYIYSAPPLKLKQNGWLGNYALGASYIALPWWAGHALFGELNWKVLVLTLIYSLAGLGIAIVNDFKSVEGDRQLGLKSLPVMFGVTTAAWICVLMIDLFQGFMAAYLVSIHENLYAAILVLLIIPQITFQDMYFLRDPLANDVKYQASAQPFLVLGMLVVGLALGHAGV
- a CDS encoding Crp/Fnr family transcriptional regulator produces the protein MAITYENLTPGQILFHQGDFTRAIFVVISGQIRLMHYTSAGQSIKHYEVRTGESFAEAALFNEFYDCTAIADAPSRIATFPKPAFLATLRQYPDLSEVLIAQLARRFHQVKVLLELRSIRSARERVLHLN